Proteins encoded in a region of the Oncorhynchus gorbuscha isolate QuinsamMale2020 ecotype Even-year linkage group LG16, OgorEven_v1.0, whole genome shotgun sequence genome:
- the LOC124000164 gene encoding galectin-9-like isoform X2, producing the protein MPFQQPFFNPRVPFTGCIQGALHEGKTITVTGRVLPGAQRFHVNLQCGSRGNPDVALHFNPRYDSFLDVVICNTMQHSKWGSEEREYFATMTRGANFTLMFLVNKDSYSIIVNGALFMEYLHRLSFSRVDTISVDGGVEVQSIAFSNPAVTSPPPQPGYPGHPHSAFSAAGFLQAPPPYTAQPPYSPKPSFVVPYKNIMAGGLYPGRNITIQGVVNHNADKFCINLRFNSGVAFHFNPRFNENVVVRNSLLKEQWGPEERTGGMPFYRGQPFTVIIMCDTQCYRVMVNGALMFSYNHRHFLFQQIDILEVEGDVSLSAVLV; encoded by the exons ATGCCTTTTCAACAACCCTTCTTCAATCCG AGAGTGCCGTTCACTGGCTGTATCCAGGGAGCTCTGCATGAGGGGAAGACCATCACTGTGACAGGGAGAGTCCTGCCAGGAGCCCAGAG GTTTCATGTGAATTTGCAATGTGGCTCAAGAGGAAATCCTGACGTAGCCCTCCACTTCAACCCCCGATATGACAGCTTCCTAGATGTTGTGATCTGCAACACCATGCAGCACTCCAAGTGGGGTTCAGAGGAGCGTGAATACTTTGCAACCATGACCCGGGGGGCCAACTTTACCCTCATGTTCCTGGTCAACAAAGATTCATATTCG ATTATTGTGAATGGTGCCCTCTTCATGGAGTACCTGCACCGCCTCTCGTTCTCCAGAGTGGACACCATCTCTGTGGATGGGGGAGTGGAAGTCCAGTCTATTGCCTTCTCCAACCCTGCAGTCACA TCACCTCCTCCCCAACCAGGATATCCTGGCCATCCACACAGT GCTTTCTCAGCTGCAGGATTTCTTCAG GCACCCCCTCCATACACTGCCCAGCCTCCATACTCCCCCAAGCCGTCCTTT GTTGTGCCGTATAAAAACATAATGGCAGGTGGACTTTACCCAGGCAGAAACATCACCATCCAGGGTGTGGTCAACCACAACGCTGATAA GTTCTGTATCAACCTGCGTTTCAACTCGGGGGTGGCGTTCCACTTCAACCCCAGGTTCAATGAGAACGTTGTAGTTCGTAACAGTCTCCTGAAGGAACAGTGGGGTCCAGAGGAAAGGACAGGTGGCATGCCCTTCTACAGAGGCCAACCTTTTACG GTGATCATCATGTGTGATACCCAATGCTACAGGGTGATGGTGAATGGAGCCCTGATGTTCAGCTACAACCACCGCCACTTCCTTTTCCAGCAGATTGATATTCTAGAGGTGGAGGGGGACGTGAGCCTGTCCGCTGTGCTGGTCTGA
- the LOC124000164 gene encoding galectin-9-like isoform X1, protein MPFQQPFFNPRVPFTGCIQGALHEGKTITVTGRVLPGAQRFHVNLQCGSRGNPDVALHFNPRYDSFLDVVICNTMQHSKWGSEEREYFATMTRGANFTLMFLVNKDSYSIIVNGALFMEYLHRLSFSRVDTISVDGGVEVQSIAFSNPAVTSPPPQPGYPGHPHSGQRNRNRSRQSKTGPQTPPQGCNATQAFSAAGFLQAPPPYTAQPPYSPKPSFVVPYKNIMAGGLYPGRNITIQGVVNHNADKFCINLRFNSGVAFHFNPRFNENVVVRNSLLKEQWGPEERTGGMPFYRGQPFTVIIMCDTQCYRVMVNGALMFSYNHRHFLFQQIDILEVEGDVSLSAVLV, encoded by the exons ATGCCTTTTCAACAACCCTTCTTCAATCCG AGAGTGCCGTTCACTGGCTGTATCCAGGGAGCTCTGCATGAGGGGAAGACCATCACTGTGACAGGGAGAGTCCTGCCAGGAGCCCAGAG GTTTCATGTGAATTTGCAATGTGGCTCAAGAGGAAATCCTGACGTAGCCCTCCACTTCAACCCCCGATATGACAGCTTCCTAGATGTTGTGATCTGCAACACCATGCAGCACTCCAAGTGGGGTTCAGAGGAGCGTGAATACTTTGCAACCATGACCCGGGGGGCCAACTTTACCCTCATGTTCCTGGTCAACAAAGATTCATATTCG ATTATTGTGAATGGTGCCCTCTTCATGGAGTACCTGCACCGCCTCTCGTTCTCCAGAGTGGACACCATCTCTGTGGATGGGGGAGTGGAAGTCCAGTCTATTGCCTTCTCCAACCCTGCAGTCACA TCACCTCCTCCCCAACCAGGATATCCTGGCCATCCACACAGT GGTCAACGAAACCGAAATAGATCTCGTCAAAGCAAAACTGGCCCCCAAACTCCTCCTCAAGGGTGTAATGCCACACAG GCTTTCTCAGCTGCAGGATTTCTTCAG GCACCCCCTCCATACACTGCCCAGCCTCCATACTCCCCCAAGCCGTCCTTT GTTGTGCCGTATAAAAACATAATGGCAGGTGGACTTTACCCAGGCAGAAACATCACCATCCAGGGTGTGGTCAACCACAACGCTGATAA GTTCTGTATCAACCTGCGTTTCAACTCGGGGGTGGCGTTCCACTTCAACCCCAGGTTCAATGAGAACGTTGTAGTTCGTAACAGTCTCCTGAAGGAACAGTGGGGTCCAGAGGAAAGGACAGGTGGCATGCCCTTCTACAGAGGCCAACCTTTTACG GTGATCATCATGTGTGATACCCAATGCTACAGGGTGATGGTGAATGGAGCCCTGATGTTCAGCTACAACCACCGCCACTTCCTTTTCCAGCAGATTGATATTCTAGAGGTGGAGGGGGACGTGAGCCTGTCCGCTGTGCTGGTCTGA